One Streptomyces lincolnensis genomic region harbors:
- a CDS encoding ketoacyl-ACP synthase III has protein sequence MSGGIWAGHGLSFRGFGHYFPRHCEEIPADLPEAPAMEAAVLGPDLGVRRRHLSDDSETVPYMAVEAGRQALRNAGLEAGDLDLVIFSSWSQRKYAPEDGPRVALSLGARRALAFDVCAACVGFVHGVQTAAAMLTSHQWRRALVVCSDQFSRRLKPGRRGSYVGGDGAGAAVLEAGPPDDSRLRDSAVLSYGEHAGVSKTWGTGAWTVSLPSIADVAAETAGEAVDLLLRRNGMTIADVDRVVPHPGSVRISERLVERIGADPAKVLTNLRTRGQTTSATIPTALSEFVESGELRKGDVILSPAAGAGWFSGALLYQL, from the coding sequence GTGAGCGGTGGAATCTGGGCGGGCCACGGTCTGTCCTTCCGGGGCTTCGGCCACTACTTCCCGCGCCACTGCGAGGAGATACCGGCGGATCTGCCCGAGGCACCGGCGATGGAGGCCGCGGTGCTCGGCCCCGACCTCGGCGTGCGGCGCCGGCATCTGTCCGACGACTCCGAGACCGTGCCGTACATGGCCGTGGAGGCGGGCCGCCAGGCGCTGCGCAACGCGGGCCTGGAGGCCGGTGATCTGGACCTGGTGATCTTCTCGTCCTGGTCGCAGCGCAAGTACGCGCCCGAGGACGGACCGCGCGTCGCGCTGAGCCTCGGCGCCCGACGGGCGCTCGCCTTCGACGTGTGCGCCGCCTGCGTCGGCTTCGTGCACGGTGTGCAGACGGCCGCGGCCATGCTGACGAGCCATCAGTGGCGGCGCGCCCTCGTCGTCTGCTCCGACCAGTTCTCGCGGCGCCTGAAGCCGGGCCGCCGCGGTTCCTACGTCGGAGGGGACGGGGCCGGGGCCGCGGTCCTGGAGGCGGGACCGCCCGACGACTCCCGGCTGCGGGACTCCGCGGTGCTCAGCTACGGCGAGCACGCGGGCGTCTCCAAGACCTGGGGCACCGGGGCCTGGACGGTGAGCCTGCCCTCGATCGCCGACGTGGCCGCCGAGACCGCGGGCGAGGCCGTGGACCTGCTGCTCCGGCGCAACGGCATGACGATCGCCGACGTCGACCGGGTGGTCCCGCATCCGGGCTCGGTACGGATCTCCGAGCGTCTGGTCGAGCGCATCGGCGCGGACCCCGCCAAGGTCCTGACGAATCTGCGCACGCGCGGCCAGACCACGAGCGCGACGATCCCGACGGCGCTGTCCGAGTTCGTCGAGTCGGGCGAGCTGCGCAAGGGCGACGTGATCCTGTCGCCCGCGGCCGGCGCCGGCTGGTTCTCCGGGGCGCTGCTCTACCAGCTCTGA
- a CDS encoding acyl carrier protein translates to MYEKVKSLLTDVFKVPEDQITPQATLEDLGMDSLAAVEFALALEKDFEVEVSDDEVLELERLDLIVELVERRARAS, encoded by the coding sequence GTGTACGAGAAGGTCAAGTCCCTGTTGACGGATGTCTTCAAGGTCCCGGAGGACCAGATCACGCCGCAGGCCACCCTGGAGGACCTGGGGATGGACTCGCTGGCGGCGGTCGAGTTCGCCCTCGCCCTGGAGAAGGACTTCGAAGTGGAGGTCAGTGACGACGAAGTGCTGGAGCTGGAACGGCTCGATCTGATCGTGGAGCTGGTCGAGCGCCGCGCGCGGGCGTCCTGA
- a CDS encoding SDR family NAD(P)-dependent oxidoreductase has translation MSDSRNALVTGGTRGLGLAVARRLATEGWHTTVLGLDPGRLEKVRAMAEAEQLPLRAVRADVTSEESVREVFAEVTETGPLHLCVNNAGRNLSRLLLRRPRQDTGGGLLTHSLEDWERTVRLCLTGVFLVGREAAAGMVRQGVAGTIVNVSSGLAAGAYGQSAYTAAKAGVEALTRTWSYELGVYGIRVVAVAPGVMDGEALREKSTALPKHARYMEGLKRFVPLGRWGTEEEVADAVCFAAENPYVTGSVIRVDGGGPPGWVP, from the coding sequence TTGTCCGATTCCAGGAACGCGCTGGTGACCGGCGGTACGCGGGGCCTGGGACTGGCCGTGGCCCGGCGGCTCGCCACCGAGGGGTGGCACACCACGGTGCTCGGGCTCGACCCGGGACGCCTGGAGAAGGTGCGGGCGATGGCCGAGGCGGAGCAGCTCCCGCTGCGCGCGGTGCGGGCGGACGTGACGTCCGAGGAGTCGGTGCGCGAGGTGTTCGCCGAGGTGACCGAGACCGGGCCGCTGCACCTGTGCGTGAACAACGCGGGCCGCAACCTGTCCCGGCTGCTGCTGCGCAGACCGCGCCAGGACACCGGCGGCGGGCTGCTCACCCACTCGCTCGAGGACTGGGAACGGACGGTGCGCCTGTGTCTGACGGGTGTGTTCCTGGTCGGCCGCGAGGCAGCGGCCGGCATGGTCCGGCAGGGCGTCGCGGGCACCATCGTGAACGTCTCCTCCGGCCTGGCGGCCGGCGCGTACGGGCAGTCCGCGTACACCGCCGCGAAGGCCGGGGTGGAGGCGCTGACCCGCACCTGGTCCTACGAGCTCGGTGTCTACGGGATCCGGGTGGTCGCCGTCGCGCCCGGCGTGATGGACGGCGAGGCGCTGCGCGAGAAGAGCACCGCCCTGCCGAAGCACGCCCGCTACATGGAGGGCCTGAAGCGCTTCGTGCCGCTCGGCCGCTGGGGGACGGAGGAGGAGGTGGCGGACGCGGTGTGCTTCGCCGCGGAGAACCCCTATGTCACGGGCTCGGTGATCCGGGTCGACGGCGGCGGCCCGCCCGGCTGGGTGCCGTGA
- a CDS encoding beta-ketoacyl-[acyl-carrier-protein] synthase family protein — MAALAESNAGKKRGESVLITGIGVMLPGATHVNEFWQDVRDGTSQLGPLTRCTPGRAGVRVAGELRDFDHRKFLPELNEKFANRYTRDALAAMSAVEEARRDAGLVTGEIDPERLSLIASSSRGPLEWVGEALTAEGANAPGPESGAARDRHFGDSGAMLRGMPGAPATLAAIYGDVRGLVTTLSSACVGGHHAIGFAAELIRAGAADAVVVLGHEFPLTPLVFESFTAMGSGVLSTESADPRRAIRPYTREREGFAFGEGAVALCLERAGHAQARGVDGYARVLSHRAVNEATHPFGMDMSGEVTASAVHAALRDAGRGPQDVDWFCGHGTATPKNDVAESRMLGALYPGRPRSAWPPLSSVKPVYGHLLGAAALVNAAATALALHHQCLCATANYAEAEPDPECDHDHVGEGGRPGPVDLAISLAFAIGSQTSVLALGTA, encoded by the coding sequence ATGGCAGCACTGGCTGAATCCAACGCCGGGAAGAAGCGTGGGGAATCGGTACTCATCACCGGTATCGGTGTCATGCTCCCCGGCGCGACCCATGTCAATGAATTCTGGCAGGACGTGCGGGACGGAACGTCACAGCTCGGTCCGCTGACCCGTTGCACTCCCGGACGCGCCGGTGTGCGGGTGGCCGGCGAACTGCGGGACTTCGACCACCGCAAGTTCCTGCCGGAGCTGAACGAGAAGTTCGCGAACCGGTACACCCGTGACGCGCTGGCCGCCATGTCGGCCGTCGAGGAGGCCCGCCGCGACGCCGGGCTCGTCACCGGTGAGATCGACCCGGAGCGGCTGTCCCTGATCGCCTCGTCCTCGCGCGGTCCCCTGGAGTGGGTCGGCGAGGCCCTCACGGCCGAGGGCGCGAACGCGCCGGGGCCGGAGAGCGGCGCGGCACGGGATCGGCACTTCGGCGACAGCGGGGCGATGCTCCGGGGCATGCCGGGCGCTCCCGCGACCCTCGCGGCCATCTACGGAGACGTCCGCGGACTCGTCACCACCCTGAGCAGCGCCTGTGTGGGCGGACACCACGCCATCGGCTTCGCCGCGGAGCTGATCCGGGCGGGCGCCGCGGACGCCGTGGTCGTGCTGGGACACGAGTTCCCGCTCACGCCGCTGGTGTTCGAGTCCTTCACGGCCATGGGCAGCGGTGTGCTGTCGACGGAGTCCGCGGACCCCCGTCGCGCGATCCGCCCGTACACCAGGGAGCGGGAGGGCTTCGCCTTCGGCGAGGGCGCCGTCGCGCTGTGCCTGGAGCGGGCCGGCCACGCGCAGGCGCGCGGCGTGGACGGATACGCACGCGTCCTGTCCCACCGGGCGGTGAACGAGGCCACGCACCCCTTCGGCATGGACATGAGCGGTGAGGTCACCGCGTCGGCGGTCCACGCGGCGCTCCGTGACGCCGGTCGCGGCCCGCAGGACGTCGACTGGTTCTGCGGTCACGGCACGGCCACCCCGAAGAACGACGTGGCCGAGAGCCGGATGCTGGGCGCGCTCTACCCCGGCCGGCCGCGGTCCGCCTGGCCGCCGCTCAGCTCCGTCAAACCCGTGTACGGACATCTGCTCGGCGCCGCCGCCCTGGTCAACGCCGCCGCGACCGCCCTGGCCCTGCACCACCAGTGCCTGTGCGCGACCGCCAACTACGCGGAGGCCGAGCCCGATCCGGAGTGCGACCACGACCACGTCGGCGAGGGGGGCCGCCCCGGCCCCGTCGACCTCGCGATCTCTCTCGCCTTCGCGATCGGCAGCCAGACCTCGGTGCTCGCCCTGGGCACCGCGTGA
- a CDS encoding beta-ketoacyl-ACP synthase III, producing the protein MDDRARPDASAPQPAAADAGRDPAPPPGRRAAVLCGLAGWVPSGTVTNADLEARLDTTDEWIRSRTGIAQRHKVSPGTATRELAVEAGRLALKSAGRDSVDSVVLATVTPDRHCPATAPEVAAALGLGPVAAHDVSAVCAGFLYALASAVGSIAAGFADHVLVIGAETFSAIVDPDDRNTAIIFGDAAGAVVLRAGHPDEPGALGPIRLGSDGTQSDLIQIPAGGARQRLAGTAAEPGEYYLRMQGRKVYRHAKERMGQAAVEVLERSGWRIEDVDRLATHQANARITEAVAEELGVPRDRVLSNIEHVGNTSAASLPLLLADAASSGRLRPHHRVLLAAFGAGLAWGAASLTWPDVTALSVHSYLD; encoded by the coding sequence ATGGACGACAGGGCACGCCCCGACGCGTCCGCGCCACAGCCGGCCGCGGCGGACGCCGGCCGCGACCCGGCCCCGCCGCCCGGACGCCGCGCGGCGGTGCTGTGCGGGCTCGCGGGATGGGTACCGTCCGGCACCGTCACCAACGCCGATCTGGAAGCCCGGCTGGACACCACCGACGAATGGATCCGCAGCCGTACCGGCATCGCCCAGCGGCACAAGGTGTCACCGGGCACCGCCACCCGTGAACTCGCCGTGGAGGCCGGGCGGCTGGCCCTGAAATCGGCCGGACGCGACAGCGTGGACTCGGTGGTGCTCGCGACGGTCACCCCGGACCGGCACTGCCCGGCCACCGCCCCCGAGGTCGCGGCGGCGCTCGGGCTCGGTCCCGTCGCGGCGCACGACGTCTCCGCCGTGTGCGCGGGCTTCCTCTACGCGCTGGCGTCCGCGGTCGGGTCCATCGCCGCGGGCTTCGCCGACCACGTCCTCGTCATCGGCGCCGAGACGTTCTCCGCCATCGTCGACCCGGACGACCGGAACACCGCCATCATCTTCGGCGACGCCGCCGGCGCCGTGGTGCTGCGGGCCGGGCACCCGGACGAGCCCGGCGCCCTGGGGCCGATCCGGCTCGGCAGCGACGGCACCCAGAGCGACCTGATCCAGATCCCGGCGGGAGGCGCCCGGCAGCGTCTGGCCGGCACCGCCGCCGAGCCGGGCGAGTACTACCTGCGGATGCAGGGACGCAAGGTCTACCGGCACGCCAAGGAGCGCATGGGCCAGGCGGCCGTGGAGGTCCTGGAGCGCTCCGGCTGGCGGATCGAGGACGTCGACCGCCTCGCCACCCACCAGGCCAACGCGCGTATCACCGAGGCCGTGGCGGAGGAGTTGGGCGTGCCCCGTGACCGGGTCCTGTCCAACATCGAGCACGTGGGGAACACCTCGGCGGCGTCCCTGCCCCTGCTCCTCGCGGACGCGGCCTCGTCGGGCCGACTGCGCCCGCACCACCGGGTGCTGCTCGCCGCCTTCGGCGCCGGGCTCGCCTGGGGCGCGGCATCCCTGACATGGCCGGACGTGACGGCCCTGTCGGTGCACTCCTACCTCGATTGA
- a CDS encoding CoA-transferase, whose translation MSTHSGPALVPDVDTLVSEYVSPGTHLHLAMTMARPNAMVYALARQFAGRGRFTVSTSATHTAMHALTMSGAVEHLITCFLGDTYPTPRPNPLYRDLARGLPFTCELWSLLSFTQRLIAGATGLPYGVTASLVGSDLERALASGARGPRPDGEDAVPDGSPKFVRVADPSAGDRPFGLVEPLRPDLTLVHGACADRRGNIVLVPPAGEGAWGAYAAEQGVLASVERIVPDAFVDAHPERVVIPGQRVVALCEAPLGAHPQSLRGLALGDLGQAVAGYRDDYTFLTELVDRLATEDGAKEWYREWVEEPGGHAEYVRRLGEARRAELLLAAGPLTPREPTAPPRPLSSGTRPDAVPQSRPEPTPRAPVTRQERTIVLGARAIVDRVTTDGYDTLLAGIGVSHLAAWLAAARLREQGVRVPVCAELGFYGMDPEPGDVFLFSQLHATRSQQLAGIPEILGGMVSANRRCLGVLAAGEVDARGDVNTSLLADGRWLTGSGGANDIATSTDCLVLSTASPRKFVDRVAYVTSPGARVREVVSHFGRFRREDGPGSPFRLATWLPLGDDGPPTPREAVATLTRWSAPTTDPVAEPEITEAEISWLRGLDPQGFYR comes from the coding sequence ATGAGCACGCACAGCGGCCCCGCCCTCGTCCCCGATGTCGACACCCTGGTGTCCGAGTACGTCTCCCCCGGCACACATCTGCACCTGGCCATGACGATGGCCCGGCCGAACGCCATGGTCTACGCCCTCGCCCGGCAGTTCGCGGGCCGGGGCCGGTTCACCGTCAGCACGTCGGCGACCCATACCGCGATGCACGCGCTGACGATGTCGGGCGCGGTCGAGCACCTGATCACCTGCTTCCTCGGCGACACCTACCCCACCCCTCGCCCCAACCCGCTCTACCGCGATCTGGCCCGGGGGCTCCCGTTCACCTGCGAGCTGTGGTCGCTGCTGAGCTTCACCCAGCGGCTGATCGCCGGCGCGACCGGCCTGCCGTACGGCGTGACGGCCTCCCTCGTCGGCAGCGACCTGGAGCGCGCGCTCGCCTCCGGTGCCCGCGGGCCGCGCCCCGACGGCGAGGACGCCGTGCCGGACGGCAGCCCGAAGTTCGTGCGGGTGGCCGATCCTTCGGCGGGCGACCGGCCGTTCGGGCTGGTGGAGCCGCTGCGCCCCGATCTGACGCTGGTGCACGGCGCGTGCGCCGACCGGCGCGGCAACATCGTCCTGGTGCCGCCCGCGGGCGAGGGTGCCTGGGGTGCGTACGCCGCCGAGCAGGGGGTGCTGGCCTCCGTGGAGCGCATCGTGCCGGACGCGTTCGTCGACGCGCATCCGGAGCGGGTCGTCATCCCCGGACAGCGGGTCGTGGCCCTGTGCGAGGCCCCGCTCGGCGCGCATCCCCAGTCGCTGCGCGGTCTCGCGCTCGGTGACCTGGGCCAGGCGGTGGCCGGGTACCGGGACGACTACACCTTCCTCACCGAGCTCGTGGACCGTCTGGCCACCGAGGACGGCGCCAAGGAGTGGTACCGCGAATGGGTCGAGGAGCCGGGCGGGCACGCGGAGTACGTGCGCAGGCTGGGTGAGGCGCGGCGCGCCGAACTGCTGCTGGCGGCCGGGCCGCTCACCCCGCGCGAGCCGACCGCGCCGCCCCGCCCCTTGAGCTCCGGGACGAGGCCCGACGCCGTCCCGCAGAGCCGCCCCGAGCCGACCCCGCGCGCACCCGTCACCCGCCAGGAGCGGACCATCGTCCTCGGGGCCCGCGCGATCGTCGACCGCGTCACCACGGACGGCTACGACACGTTGCTCGCGGGCATCGGCGTGTCCCATCTGGCCGCCTGGCTGGCCGCCGCCCGGCTGCGCGAACAGGGCGTACGGGTGCCGGTCTGCGCCGAACTCGGCTTCTACGGCATGGATCCGGAGCCCGGCGACGTCTTTCTCTTCAGTCAGCTGCACGCCACGCGGTCCCAGCAGCTCGCGGGCATCCCGGAGATCCTCGGCGGGATGGTGTCGGCGAACCGCCGCTGCCTGGGCGTCCTCGCGGCCGGTGAGGTCGACGCGCGCGGCGACGTCAACACCAGTCTGCTCGCCGACGGCCGGTGGCTGACCGGCTCCGGCGGCGCCAACGACATCGCCACCAGCACGGACTGCCTGGTGCTGTCCACGGCCTCCCCGCGCAAGTTCGTCGATCGGGTCGCCTACGTCACCAGCCCGGGCGCCCGGGTACGTGAAGTCGTCAGCCACTTCGGCCGGTTCCGGCGCGAGGACGGGCCCGGCAGCCCCTTCCGCCTCGCCACCTGGCTGCCGCTCGGCGACGACGGCCCGCCGACACCGCGGGAGGCCGTGGCCACGCTGACGCGCTGGTCCGCGCCCACCACCGACCCGGTCGCGGAACCGGAGATCACCGAGGCGGAGATCTCCTGGCTGCGCGGTCTCGATCCGCAAGGTTTCTACAGGTGA
- a CDS encoding beta-ketoacyl synthase N-terminal-like domain-containing protein, protein MGFALPGPGGLCATSAEFWEIISTGSCHVERDGLFFGQVRTDMQDVKDRIPELPRKALALYSPVQWHGLVSLAEACADADLDWRSGALSEAAVLAARDGGDCWSAQYTDILRADRDKVTKDEINALGTRLALTGIPMDVANIQMSVLAATGPCFTVSNGCTSSAVQLGMAHRLIASGEIDVAVVTGADVFGLDFLRHYADLLDRYAELSAEDGVTVDAMEDAALSMHAQMRPYDKNSPGSNMGNGSITLVLESRAHAERRGAVPYARLLSQHTRRSPQFSAFAIDRAGAGMVQASRDAMAGFVEPDQIDYVNGGAEGDRVFHETESNIVHTLFGDRAARLPVTVQEACFGHNGGPLGNLGVAATSLMIRGDVVCPTAGCVDPADECAFDPVPGTTSRPQRVDHALSFNYTVGMISSAILLGKA, encoded by the coding sequence ATGGGATTCGCCCTGCCCGGCCCCGGAGGGCTGTGTGCGACATCCGCGGAGTTCTGGGAGATCATTTCCACGGGCTCCTGTCACGTGGAGCGCGACGGCCTGTTCTTCGGCCAGGTGCGCACCGATATGCAGGATGTGAAGGACCGAATTCCCGAGCTTCCCAGAAAAGCACTGGCCCTGTATTCGCCGGTTCAGTGGCACGGCCTTGTCTCCCTGGCCGAGGCCTGCGCGGACGCCGATCTCGACTGGCGTTCCGGGGCCCTTTCGGAAGCGGCCGTGCTCGCGGCCCGCGACGGCGGTGACTGCTGGTCGGCGCAGTACACCGACATCCTGCGCGCCGATCGGGACAAGGTCACCAAGGACGAGATCAACGCACTGGGCACCCGGCTCGCCCTCACCGGCATCCCGATGGACGTGGCCAACATCCAGATGTCCGTGCTCGCCGCCACCGGCCCGTGCTTCACGGTCTCCAACGGCTGCACCTCCTCGGCGGTGCAACTGGGCATGGCACACCGGCTGATCGCGAGCGGCGAGATCGACGTCGCCGTGGTCACCGGTGCCGACGTGTTCGGCCTGGACTTCCTGCGGCACTACGCGGACCTGCTCGACCGGTACGCGGAACTGAGCGCGGAGGACGGCGTCACCGTCGACGCCATGGAGGACGCCGCCCTGTCGATGCACGCCCAGATGCGCCCCTACGACAAGAACTCGCCCGGCTCCAACATGGGCAACGGCTCCATCACCCTGGTGCTGGAGAGCCGTGCGCACGCCGAGCGGCGCGGGGCGGTGCCCTACGCCCGGCTGCTGTCGCAGCACACCCGGCGCAGCCCCCAGTTCAGCGCCTTCGCCATCGACCGTGCCGGGGCCGGGATGGTCCAGGCATCCCGGGACGCCATGGCGGGCTTCGTGGAACCGGACCAGATCGACTACGTCAACGGCGGTGCCGAGGGCGACCGGGTCTTCCACGAGACGGAGTCGAACATCGTGCACACGCTGTTCGGGGACCGTGCGGCGCGACTGCCCGTCACCGTGCAGGAGGCGTGCTTCGGCCACAACGGCGGGCCGCTCGGCAACCTCGGCGTGGCCGCCACGTCCCTGATGATCCGTGGCGATGTGGTGTGCCCGACGGCCGGCTGCGTCGACCCGGCCGACGAGTGCGCGTTCGATCCGGTGCCGGGCACCACCAGCCGGCCCCAGCGCGTCGACCACGCGCTGTCCTTCAACTACACCGTCGGCATGATCAGCAGCGCGATTCTGCTGGGGAAGGCATGA
- a CDS encoding ketoacyl-ACP synthase III yields the protein MDTGHQGLWEGSGIRFTGYGHYFGSEEIHNESVENATTNAVEDRVIGGVGVRTRYRATDEETPVLMATRASRQALERAGVDASDIDLVVVSHWTDRNYVDEVGALTAAALGIKGPMAFEIAGSCAGYIQAVHTAAALLTSPAGYRRALVATTERVTRRVRPGSKGAMLVSDGAGACVMEATPGGASGLIDSVFHTDGSLAHMSVAGGEQGWVRSHPDLNDVALAHVRDAVEDLLARNKLTVDDIDWLIPHSGTEPLAKGIQHHLGADPGRVLTNLSFRGNVSSASIPTTVSELLERGVVAPGDLVLSPSIGGGVWCWGGLLYRI from the coding sequence ATGGACACCGGACATCAGGGCCTCTGGGAAGGCTCCGGAATACGGTTCACCGGATACGGCCACTACTTCGGTTCCGAGGAAATACACAACGAGAGCGTGGAGAACGCCACCACGAACGCCGTCGAGGACCGGGTCATCGGCGGAGTCGGCGTCCGTACCCGCTACCGGGCCACCGACGAGGAGACCCCCGTCCTCATGGCCACCCGGGCGTCCCGGCAGGCCCTGGAGCGGGCCGGCGTCGACGCCTCCGACATCGACCTGGTCGTCGTCAGTCACTGGACCGACCGCAACTACGTCGACGAGGTGGGGGCGTTGACCGCGGCGGCACTCGGCATCAAGGGGCCCATGGCCTTCGAGATCGCCGGTTCCTGCGCCGGTTACATCCAGGCGGTGCACACCGCGGCGGCCCTCCTCACCTCACCGGCCGGCTACCGCAGGGCCCTGGTGGCCACCACCGAGCGGGTCACGCGGCGGGTGCGGCCGGGTTCCAAGGGCGCGATGCTCGTCTCCGACGGGGCGGGTGCCTGCGTGATGGAGGCGACCCCGGGTGGGGCGAGCGGGCTCATCGACTCGGTGTTCCACACCGACGGCAGCCTCGCCCACATGTCCGTGGCGGGCGGCGAGCAGGGCTGGGTCAGGAGCCATCCGGACCTCAACGACGTGGCCCTGGCCCATGTCCGCGACGCCGTGGAGGACCTGCTCGCGCGCAACAAGCTGACCGTCGACGACATCGACTGGCTCATCCCGCATTCGGGCACCGAGCCGCTGGCCAAGGGAATCCAGCACCACCTCGGCGCGGACCCGGGGCGTGTCCTGACCAACCTCTCCTTCCGGGGCAACGTCTCCAGCGCGTCGATCCCGACCACCGTGTCGGAACTGCTGGAGCGCGGTGTGGTCGCCCCCGGAGACCTGGTGCTGTCCCCGTCGATCGGCGGCGGGGTCTGGTGCTGGGGCGGCCTGCTCTACCGGATCTGA
- a CDS encoding 3-oxoacyl-ACP synthase III family protein, translating to MSTPRIPLDGAGPPVVLSGVGHYFPGEPVTNDYFEGLPGLGVDDAWIRTHTGVGSRHWAGPDERFAEMGVKAARAALDDAGLDVSDVDVIIGTSATARPRANPSSLGNNYMDISLPVQKQLGARDAFCFDVSAVACAGFLYASVVARGLLATGQARTVLVVCAESPRAILNFDFRNSALFGAGAAAAVWRIGESTGAGADRLSARGGLIDVVLRADGRYYDAFDIDENDKMVMRGGILSEVTPDMLVEAGQTVLKRNGLSPEQISWCVPHQANTNLLYPMADRIGIPRERMLLNLPRRGNTSSVGMPGALSEFVRDGTVKPGQLILGVSIGRGLSWGAMVFRYR from the coding sequence ATGTCCACCCCCCGGATACCGCTCGACGGTGCCGGCCCGCCCGTTGTCCTCAGCGGTGTCGGCCACTACTTCCCGGGCGAGCCGGTCACCAACGACTACTTCGAGGGCCTGCCCGGGCTCGGCGTCGACGACGCCTGGATACGCACGCACACGGGTGTCGGCTCGCGCCACTGGGCCGGGCCCGACGAACGGTTCGCCGAGATGGGCGTCAAGGCGGCCCGGGCCGCGCTCGACGACGCGGGACTCGACGTCTCGGACGTGGACGTGATCATCGGCACCAGCGCCACCGCCCGGCCCCGGGCCAACCCGTCCTCTCTGGGCAACAACTACATGGACATCTCGCTGCCCGTGCAGAAGCAGTTGGGCGCCCGCGACGCCTTCTGCTTCGACGTCAGCGCGGTGGCCTGCGCCGGGTTCCTCTACGCGAGCGTGGTGGCCCGCGGGCTGCTCGCCACCGGTCAGGCGCGCACCGTGCTGGTGGTGTGCGCGGAGAGCCCGCGGGCCATCCTCAACTTCGACTTCAGGAACTCCGCGCTCTTCGGTGCCGGGGCCGCCGCGGCGGTGTGGCGCATCGGCGAGTCCACGGGGGCGGGCGCCGACAGGCTGTCCGCGCGCGGCGGTCTGATCGACGTCGTCCTGCGCGCCGACGGCCGCTACTACGACGCGTTCGACATCGACGAGAACGACAAGATGGTGATGCGCGGCGGAATTCTCTCCGAAGTGACACCGGACATGCTCGTCGAGGCGGGACAGACCGTCCTGAAGCGCAACGGGCTTTCCCCTGAGCAGATTTCCTGGTGCGTTCCCCACCAGGCGAACACCAATCTGCTGTATCCGATGGCGGACCGTATCGGAATTCCGCGGGAGCGCATGCTCCTGAATCTTCCCCGGCGCGGCAACACATCGAGCGTCGGAATGCCGGGCGCGCTCTCCGAGTTCGTGCGCGACGGCACGGTGAAGCCCGGCCAACTGATTCTGGGCGTGAGTATCGGGCGCGGTCTGAGCTGGGGCGCCATGGTCTTCCGGTACCGATGA